A portion of the Roseibium salinum genome contains these proteins:
- a CDS encoding phage holin family protein, which yields MTDHTTKESTRSIFGDLLTHATNLMRGEFDLARAEMNDNLKSAGAAVGMIVGGVVIALTALNVLAAATVSALTEAGIAAGWSAMIVGVTLAIIAFVLAQKGMKDLKLSNLAPTRTARNVRRDAATVRESYHES from the coding sequence ATGACCGATCACACCACGAAGGAAAGCACCCGGAGCATCTTCGGCGATCTGCTCACCCATGCAACCAATCTCATGCGCGGAGAATTCGACCTCGCGCGCGCAGAAATGAACGACAATCTCAAAAGCGCAGGGGCCGCGGTCGGCATGATCGTCGGTGGCGTGGTGATCGCGCTGACGGCGCTCAATGTGCTCGCCGCTGCGACGGTCAGCGCCCTGACCGAGGCCGGAATCGCGGCTGGTTGGTCAGCTATGATCGTCGGCGTCACCCTGGCCATTATCGCCTTTGTGCTTGCGCAGAAGGGAATGAAGGATCTGAAACTGTCCAACCTTGCACCGACGCGCACCGCGCGCAACGTGCGGCGGGACGCAGCGACCGTAAGGGAGAGCTATCATGAGTCATGA
- a CDS encoding CgeB family protein, which produces MRFLFYTHSLVSDWNHGNAHFLRGVLRNLIRRGHEAVALEPEDAWSCRNLLQDQGPGAQRNFTAAFPDLRSVSYDGDFVHDELLSDADVVIVHEWTEPSLVARIGRTRRQGGAFTLLFHDTHHRAVSAESEISSLDLDGYDGVLAFGETLRQRYQDAGWGKQVFTWHEAADDSVFYPRPEVSKTGDLIWIGNWGDDERSAEIFEFFMRPARDLALKATVRGVRYPDYAVNALSEAGISYQGWIANFEVPLALAENRATVHIPRRPYVESLPGIPTIRVFEALACGIPLICAPWDDAENLFRTGEDYLVARNGSEMTARLCDVLNDPDYAAAVARSGLETIRARHTCSHRVDELLEIVAELGSAQASQTINPTEAVQ; this is translated from the coding sequence ATGCGGTTTCTGTTCTACACCCACTCTCTCGTCTCTGACTGGAACCACGGCAACGCCCATTTCCTGCGCGGAGTGCTGCGCAACCTGATCAGGCGCGGGCACGAGGCCGTTGCGCTTGAGCCGGAGGATGCCTGGAGCTGCCGGAACCTGCTGCAGGACCAGGGTCCTGGCGCTCAGCGCAATTTCACGGCCGCCTTCCCGGACCTTCGGTCGGTTAGCTACGATGGCGATTTCGTTCACGACGAACTGCTCAGCGATGCCGACGTCGTTATCGTGCACGAATGGACCGAACCGTCGCTGGTTGCACGGATCGGACGCACCCGCAGGCAGGGCGGCGCCTTCACCCTGCTCTTTCACGACACCCATCACCGCGCCGTTTCCGCCGAAAGCGAGATCTCGAGCCTCGATCTTGATGGCTACGACGGTGTGCTGGCGTTCGGCGAAACGCTCAGGCAGCGCTATCAGGACGCCGGCTGGGGCAAACAGGTCTTCACCTGGCATGAAGCGGCGGATGACAGCGTTTTTTATCCGCGTCCGGAGGTCAGCAAGACCGGAGACCTCATCTGGATCGGCAATTGGGGCGATGACGAACGTTCGGCGGAGATTTTCGAGTTCTTCATGAGGCCGGCGCGCGATCTCGCGCTCAAGGCGACTGTTCGGGGCGTTCGGTATCCGGACTACGCCGTGAATGCGCTCAGTGAGGCGGGAATTTCCTATCAGGGCTGGATTGCGAACTTCGAAGTTCCGCTCGCCTTAGCCGAGAACCGGGCAACGGTCCACATTCCGCGCCGGCCTTACGTCGAAAGCCTGCCCGGGATACCGACAATCAGGGTTTTCGAAGCGCTTGCCTGCGGCATCCCGCTGATCTGCGCGCCCTGGGACGATGCGGAGAACCTGTTCCGGACAGGTGAGGACTATCTGGTTGCGCGCAACGGCAGCGAAATGACGGCCCGCCTGTGCGACGTGCTCAACGACCCCGACTATGCCGCCGCGGTGGCCCGATCCGGCCTCGAGACGATCCGCGCACGACATACCTGCAGCCACCGCGTCGACGAGCTTCTGGAGATCGTAGCCGAGCTGGGCTCGGCCCAAGCATCACAAACAATAAATCCAACGGAGGCTGTGCAATGA
- a CDS encoding UDP-glucuronic acid decarboxylase family protein: MKRRAGSFNGNGSGKRILVAGGAGFIGSHLCDRLLESGHKVICVDNLLTGNEQNIRPLVNHPHFRFLKQDVCELGPVDEPLDQVYNLACAASPSKYQADPVHTMMTCIRGTSNLLALAENKKAAFVQASTSEVYGDPTEHPQRESYLGNVNCTGPRACYDEGKRAAETLCFDMRRLGRVDARVARIFNTYGPRMQPDDGRIVSNLIVQALTGEPLTIYGSGEQTRSFCHVADLIRGLTALMNVLSAPSGPVNLGNPGEFTINELAQMVLELVITDSTIKHMPLPIDDPRRRRPDITLARRLLNWQPQKPLKEGLAETVDWFAAFLHRSDTPRSALPRRRADQKLIGPPQRLSAGA; this comes from the coding sequence ATGAAGCGTCGCGCAGGAAGTTTTAACGGGAATGGCTCCGGCAAGCGGATCCTGGTAGCGGGAGGTGCGGGTTTCATCGGCTCTCATCTTTGCGACCGGCTGCTTGAATCCGGGCACAAGGTCATCTGCGTCGACAACCTTCTGACAGGTAACGAGCAGAACATCCGCCCGCTCGTCAACCATCCGCACTTTCGTTTCCTCAAGCAGGACGTGTGCGAACTCGGTCCCGTCGACGAGCCGCTCGACCAGGTCTACAACCTTGCCTGTGCCGCATCGCCGAGCAAGTACCAGGCCGATCCCGTCCATACGATGATGACCTGCATCCGCGGCACTTCCAATCTTCTGGCACTGGCCGAAAACAAGAAAGCGGCTTTCGTTCAGGCGTCTACCAGCGAGGTTTATGGAGACCCGACCGAACATCCACAGCGCGAGAGCTACCTGGGCAACGTCAACTGCACGGGACCGCGGGCATGTTACGACGAGGGCAAGAGAGCCGCGGAAACGCTTTGTTTCGACATGCGGCGACTGGGCCGGGTCGACGCCCGCGTCGCAAGGATATTCAACACCTACGGCCCGAGAATGCAGCCGGACGACGGACGCATCGTGTCCAATCTCATCGTCCAGGCACTTACCGGCGAGCCACTGACGATCTACGGCAGCGGCGAGCAGACGCGTTCGTTTTGCCATGTTGCTGATCTGATCAGAGGCCTTACGGCGCTTATGAACGTCTTGTCCGCACCAAGCGGACCGGTCAACCTCGGAAATCCCGGCGAGTTCACCATCAACGAGCTGGCGCAGATGGTTCTGGAGCTGGTCATCACGGACAGCACCATCAAGCATATGCCGCTGCCGATCGATGATCCTCGCCGCCGCCGTCCCGACATCACGCTGGCCAGGAGACTGCTCAACTGGCAACCGCAAAAACCCCTGAAGGAGGGACTTGCCGAAACCGTGGACTGGTTCGCCGCATTTCTTCACCGTTCGGACACCCCGCGTTCCGCCCTTCCCCGCCGGAGGGCGGATCAGAAACTGATCGGACCACCTCAACGACTTTCGGCAGGAGCCTGA
- a CDS encoding CgeB family protein translates to MMKPLNIVIVGLSLSSSWGNGHATTYRALIKGLTALGHSVLFLERDVPWYAKERDLPSPDFCELAFYSNVSRLVTDYASRISSADAVIIGSYVPEGRRVIEEVAGLRPRCLCYYDIDTPVTVGMLDRGEEEYLERTQIPLFDAYFSFSGGAILNRLKTGYGAREAIALHCSVDDDLYRNTRETCCWDLGYLGTYSPDRQPTLEKLLIEPARRLPDKRFVVAGSQYPDDLAWPQNVERIQHLPPSAHASFYSRQRFTLNVTRADMIAFGWSPSVRLFEAAACAVPVITDYWRGLEEFFPDGEAIMIAHSSDDVVNTLVNLQEDRRRAIGLSARQRVLQGHTGLARARELTAALSAVAPGREEPLFEPWTAPAQERIYP, encoded by the coding sequence CTGATGAAACCGCTCAACATCGTCATTGTCGGATTGTCGCTCTCCTCGTCCTGGGGCAACGGGCATGCGACGACGTACCGTGCGCTGATCAAGGGGCTGACCGCGCTCGGCCACTCGGTGCTGTTTCTCGAAAGAGACGTTCCCTGGTACGCCAAGGAACGGGACCTTCCGTCACCCGATTTTTGCGAGCTGGCGTTTTACTCGAATGTGAGCCGACTGGTCACCGATTATGCGAGCCGTATCAGCTCCGCCGACGCGGTGATCATCGGATCCTACGTGCCGGAGGGTAGAAGGGTCATCGAGGAAGTGGCAGGCCTTCGTCCCAGATGCCTGTGCTATTACGACATCGATACGCCCGTCACCGTGGGAATGCTGGATCGCGGCGAGGAGGAGTATCTGGAGCGCACTCAGATACCTCTCTTTGATGCCTACTTTTCGTTTTCAGGCGGTGCGATCCTGAACCGGCTGAAAACCGGCTACGGCGCGCGCGAGGCAATTGCCCTGCATTGTTCGGTGGACGATGATCTTTACCGGAACACCCGTGAAACCTGTTGCTGGGATCTCGGCTATCTCGGCACCTATAGCCCCGACCGGCAGCCGACCCTGGAGAAGCTGCTCATCGAACCGGCACGCCGTTTGCCGGACAAACGTTTCGTCGTCGCCGGCTCTCAATATCCCGATGATCTTGCCTGGCCGCAAAACGTCGAAAGGATCCAGCACCTTCCACCTTCCGCCCATGCGTCGTTCTACAGCCGGCAGCGTTTCACTCTGAATGTGACACGGGCGGACATGATCGCCTTCGGCTGGTCCCCGAGCGTGCGTTTGTTCGAAGCCGCCGCTTGCGCGGTGCCGGTCATCACCGACTACTGGCGCGGACTGGAGGAATTCTTCCCCGACGGTGAGGCGATCATGATCGCTCACAGCAGCGATGATGTCGTGAATACCCTGGTCAACCTGCAAGAGGATCGGCGCCGCGCCATCGGGCTTTCAGCCAGGCAGCGGGTCCTGCAAGGCCATACCGGACTGGCACGCGCCCGGGAACTGACTGCTGCCCTGTCGGCCGTCGCCCCGGGGCGGGAAGAACCTCTCTTCGAGCCCTGGACAGCACCTGCTCAGGAAAGGATTTACCCATGA
- a CDS encoding CgeB family protein, with protein sequence MKIAFYGSSILSTYWNGAATYYRGLIRALSELGHDITFFEPDVYDRQKHRDLESFDWCKVVIYDGNVHALRSVAAMAARADVVIKASGVGYEDDLLLSEIMKAARPDALKIFWDVDAPATLAEMQSDADHPLRRTLPRLDLVLTYGGGDPVVGAYRALGASACIPIYNALDPIDHHPVLPEPRFEADLAFLGNRLPDREERVDRFFLYPAAQNQDLKFLLGGAGWEDKAMSSNVRYIGHVPATDHNAFNATPKAVLNISRSDMARTGFSPATRVFEAAGARACLITDYWEGIERFLKPGEEVLVARDGKDVADLIGELTPERAEQIGKRALARVIAEHTYAHRAVLVDSIFRNYFDAFKGAMA encoded by the coding sequence ATGAAAATCGCCTTTTACGGTTCGAGCATCCTGTCAACCTACTGGAACGGAGCGGCGACCTATTATCGCGGGCTGATCCGTGCCCTTTCGGAACTGGGGCACGACATCACCTTCTTCGAACCTGACGTCTATGACAGGCAGAAGCATCGGGACCTGGAGTCCTTCGACTGGTGCAAGGTCGTGATTTATGACGGAAACGTTCACGCCCTGCGTTCCGTCGCTGCAATGGCGGCACGGGCAGACGTGGTGATCAAGGCAAGCGGTGTCGGCTACGAGGATGATCTGCTGCTTAGTGAGATCATGAAAGCCGCCAGACCTGATGCGCTGAAGATCTTCTGGGACGTCGATGCGCCGGCAACCCTTGCGGAGATGCAATCCGATGCGGATCATCCGTTGCGGCGTACTCTGCCCCGTCTCGACCTGGTCCTGACCTATGGCGGCGGAGATCCTGTCGTCGGGGCCTATCGGGCCCTGGGCGCTTCTGCCTGCATTCCCATCTACAATGCGCTCGATCCCATCGACCACCATCCGGTCCTGCCCGAACCCAGGTTTGAAGCCGACCTTGCATTTCTGGGCAACCGCCTGCCGGACAGGGAAGAGCGGGTCGACCGGTTCTTCCTCTATCCGGCAGCGCAAAACCAGGACTTGAAGTTCCTGCTTGGCGGAGCCGGCTGGGAAGACAAGGCAATGTCATCGAACGTCCGCTATATCGGTCATGTGCCGGCCACTGACCACAACGCGTTCAACGCGACACCGAAGGCGGTCCTCAACATCTCCCGCTCAGATATGGCTCGCACAGGATTTTCTCCGGCAACGCGCGTCTTTGAGGCCGCCGGCGCCCGTGCCTGCCTGATCACGGACTATTGGGAAGGCATCGAACGCTTTCTGAAGCCGGGCGAGGAAGTGCTGGTCGCGCGGGACGGCAAGGATGTCGCCGACCTGATCGGCGAACTGACCCCGGAAAGGGCGGAACAAATCGGTAAACGCGCTCTGGCCCGGGTGATCGCCGAACACACCTATGCGCATCGCGCCGTTCTGGTGGACAGCATTTTCCGCAACTATTTTGATGCTTTCAAGGGAGCGATGGCCTGA
- a CDS encoding CheR family methyltransferase — protein MEGFFNGVPENPQAAFVIVTHLNPERESVLHEVVGRYTELPVLVADDGMQVENNHIYVMPSNAILTIKNRVLQMRRPDATERPRRPIDIFLSSLAEDQGAYAVAVILSGGDGDGTLGAKVIKLHGGLTMAQTADGSRPQNPSMPESAISSGVVDLPIPVEQMGARVADLSCSFDRFSQLVEEGETEETDRQGARQEICSILQSHTGHDFSGYKTKTFMRRSARRMQVLQLESLAGYVELLGRDAAEVMNLFRDLLINVTNFFRDDDAFAALEQQVIPRLFEGHDGHNTIRVWVPGCATGEEVYSLAILIREHLDTLSIDPQVQVFAIDIDDQALTVARAGRYPVQLMAGVTPERRERFFKRDGETYVIGTEIREWCVFSPHNLIGDPPFSRMDLVSCRNLLIYLGSEAQHRVIPTFHYALRPGGFLFLGTSESLGQHGELFFTVDKKNRIFQARETASNRRLPVIMGNRVNASVSGRAPCQGVRHPCLCARPWKHRSSTAFRRLMLLLTARVTSFIIRPRQENTSSRHRVSRTVRY, from the coding sequence ATGGAGGGCTTTTTCAACGGCGTGCCCGAGAATCCGCAGGCCGCGTTTGTCATCGTGACACATCTCAATCCGGAGCGGGAAAGTGTGTTGCACGAAGTGGTTGGCCGTTATACCGAGCTGCCCGTCCTTGTTGCCGACGATGGAATGCAGGTTGAAAACAACCACATCTACGTCATGCCGTCCAATGCGATCCTGACGATCAAGAACCGTGTTCTGCAGATGCGGCGACCAGACGCGACCGAACGGCCGCGCAGGCCGATTGACATTTTCCTGAGTTCACTGGCCGAAGATCAGGGGGCATATGCCGTTGCCGTCATCCTTTCCGGTGGCGACGGCGACGGAACACTTGGTGCCAAGGTTATCAAGCTGCACGGCGGCCTAACCATGGCACAGACAGCTGACGGATCCAGGCCGCAAAACCCCAGCATGCCGGAGAGCGCGATTTCCAGCGGGGTGGTCGATCTCCCAATCCCTGTTGAACAGATGGGCGCGAGAGTCGCCGATTTGTCGTGCAGCTTCGACAGGTTTTCCCAACTGGTCGAGGAAGGCGAGACGGAAGAAACAGACCGTCAAGGGGCGCGGCAGGAAATATGCAGCATTCTGCAAAGCCATACCGGACATGATTTCTCAGGCTACAAGACCAAGACATTCATGCGCCGGTCGGCACGCCGCATGCAGGTCCTGCAGCTTGAGTCCCTGGCGGGCTATGTTGAACTTCTCGGGCGGGACGCAGCGGAAGTCATGAACCTGTTCAGGGACCTCCTTATCAACGTAACCAACTTCTTTCGCGACGACGATGCCTTTGCTGCCCTGGAACAACAGGTAATTCCCCGGCTTTTCGAAGGTCATGACGGCCACAACACAATACGCGTCTGGGTGCCCGGCTGTGCCACCGGGGAAGAGGTCTATTCTCTCGCTATTCTCATTCGCGAACACCTCGATACGCTTTCCATCGATCCGCAAGTTCAAGTGTTTGCAATCGATATCGATGATCAGGCGTTGACGGTTGCGCGCGCCGGCCGCTATCCGGTCCAACTGATGGCGGGGGTGACACCTGAAAGACGAGAGAGGTTTTTCAAACGGGACGGCGAGACGTATGTCATCGGAACCGAGATCCGCGAGTGGTGCGTTTTTTCTCCGCATAATCTCATCGGGGATCCCCCGTTTTCGCGCATGGACCTCGTGTCGTGCCGCAACCTGCTGATCTACTTGGGCTCCGAGGCACAGCACCGCGTCATTCCAACGTTCCACTACGCCTTGAGGCCGGGAGGCTTTCTGTTTCTCGGAACCTCGGAATCGCTCGGCCAGCACGGCGAGTTGTTTTTCACGGTCGACAAGAAGAACCGTATCTTTCAGGCACGGGAGACTGCCAGCAATCGCCGGCTACCGGTGATCATGGGGAACCGCGTCAATGCGTCCGTGTCCGGCAGGGCCCCCTGCCAAGGCGTAAGGCATCCCTGCCTCTGCGCCAGGCCGTGGAAGCACAGGTCCTCGACCGCTTTTCGCCGGCTCATGTTGTTGTTAACGGCGAGGGTGACGTCGTTTATTATTCGGCCAAGACAGGAAAATACCTCGAGCCGCCACAGGGTGTCCCGAACCGTCAGATATTGA
- a CDS encoding sensor histidine kinase, whose translation MAKKGLRLDLRAALRDAHASRSRVVRENVVADENDGRLRPVTLTIEPLTERGAEEPLYLVVFSPALPAERQAEAVNSDWDTDGSAQQDRDLRDTRERLQSTIEEYETVLEELKSSNEELVSSNEEAQSTNEELEASKEEMQSLNEELNTVNTELNSKVEELHRANSDLKNLFESTQLATVFLDRSLAIRTFTPAASSFFNLREADIGRPLTDLASRVDYPELEDHIASVFDTGQLLEHQLPRDDNGKHHLVRMVPYRSERGDTDGVVVTLVDVTSLAEAEEHQHLLIAELNHRVKNMLSVVISIANNTLKNSASPEDFTAALSGRLHAMSRAYGLLSATNWKETSVRDLVRLEAEAFDPQRFDMSGPDVRIKPQQGLSLAMVIHELATNASKYGSLSAPEGSVTIQWSVAGGRLSLVWTEKGGPRVDKPDGDGFGITLVKGEIVYRLNGNIETFFDPNGLKAEMSFELGT comes from the coding sequence ATGGCCAAAAAGGGGTTGCGGCTGGATCTGCGCGCGGCGTTGCGGGATGCCCACGCATCGCGGTCAAGGGTCGTACGAGAAAACGTGGTGGCCGACGAAAATGACGGCCGTCTTCGGCCGGTCACGCTGACGATTGAGCCATTGACCGAGCGTGGCGCCGAAGAGCCGCTTTACCTGGTGGTTTTCAGCCCTGCCCTCCCAGCAGAGAGGCAAGCTGAAGCCGTGAACAGCGATTGGGACACTGATGGCTCGGCTCAGCAGGATCGGGATCTTCGCGACACGCGGGAACGGCTTCAATCCACGATCGAGGAATATGAAACCGTACTGGAGGAGCTCAAATCCTCCAACGAGGAACTCGTCTCCAGCAACGAAGAGGCGCAGTCAACAAATGAGGAACTCGAAGCTTCAAAGGAGGAGATGCAGTCGCTCAACGAGGAGCTGAACACCGTCAACACGGAGCTCAACAGCAAGGTTGAAGAGCTTCATCGCGCCAACAGCGATCTGAAAAACCTGTTCGAGAGCACGCAACTGGCGACTGTCTTTCTCGACCGAAGCCTTGCAATCCGCACCTTCACGCCAGCGGCGTCATCGTTTTTCAATCTTCGCGAGGCAGACATAGGAAGACCTCTGACGGACCTCGCCAGCCGGGTCGACTATCCGGAACTCGAGGATCATATCGCTTCGGTCTTCGACACGGGCCAATTGCTGGAGCATCAGCTGCCGCGGGACGACAACGGCAAACATCACCTGGTGCGCATGGTTCCCTACCGCAGCGAACGTGGAGATACCGATGGGGTCGTGGTCACGCTCGTGGACGTGACCTCGCTGGCGGAGGCCGAAGAGCATCAGCATCTGCTGATCGCCGAGCTCAACCACCGGGTCAAGAACATGCTGTCAGTCGTGATCAGCATCGCCAACAATACCCTGAAAAATTCGGCAAGCCCCGAGGACTTCACCGCTGCATTGTCCGGACGCCTGCATGCCATGTCGCGCGCCTACGGGCTGCTGTCGGCAACCAACTGGAAAGAGACTTCGGTGCGCGACCTGGTGCGGCTGGAAGCAGAAGCGTTTGATCCCCAGCGTTTCGACATGTCGGGACCTGATGTGCGCATCAAACCGCAGCAGGGCCTGTCGCTTGCGATGGTCATCCACGAACTGGCGACCAACGCTTCCAAATATGGCTCTCTCAGCGCACCTGAAGGGAGTGTCACTATCCAGTGGAGCGTCGCCGGCGGGCGGCTTTCGCTCGTCTGGACAGAAAAAGGCGGTCCCAGGGTGGACAAGCCGGACGGCGATGGTTTCGGCATCACACTGGTCAAAGGCGAGATCGTTTACCGACTGAACGGCAACATCGAAACGTTCTTCGACCCGAATGGTTTGAAAGCCGAAATGTCCTTTGAACTGGGTACCTAG
- a CDS encoding TIGR04290 family methyltransferase, which yields MRSFTRSSNTALQEQIEALGPWFHNLDIHGVSTAPDHFLGNFPAQMWEGFKHVLPDDLEGRSVLDIGCNAGFYSLEMKRRNAGRVVGIDSDARYLRQARFAAEQAGADIEYRQMSVYDVAGFGQKFDLVIFMGVLYHLRHPLLALDLLHEHVVGDQMLFQCLQRGDERIPDLQENYDFSEWNIFDRPDYPKLFFVEESYASDPTNWFIPNKAAVEAMLRSSGFSIDANPEREVYLCTRSQRNHAAEPPPGVDQSVPGAPAPES from the coding sequence ATGAGGTCTTTCACGCGTTCATCCAATACCGCGCTCCAGGAGCAGATCGAGGCACTGGGACCGTGGTTTCACAACCTGGACATTCATGGAGTGAGCACGGCTCCTGATCATTTCCTAGGAAATTTCCCCGCGCAAATGTGGGAGGGCTTCAAGCATGTTCTGCCTGACGATCTGGAAGGGCGCAGTGTGCTCGACATCGGCTGCAATGCCGGCTTCTACAGTCTGGAGATGAAGCGCCGCAACGCCGGCCGGGTCGTCGGCATCGACAGCGACGCCCGGTATCTGAGGCAGGCACGGTTCGCAGCCGAACAAGCCGGCGCCGACATCGAATATCGCCAGATGTCGGTCTATGACGTTGCCGGTTTCGGCCAGAAGTTCGACCTCGTGATTTTCATGGGCGTTCTCTACCACCTGCGCCATCCGCTGCTCGCCCTTGATCTGCTTCATGAACACGTCGTGGGCGATCAGATGTTGTTCCAGTGCCTACAACGCGGCGACGAACGCATTCCGGATCTGCAGGAAAACTATGACTTTTCCGAGTGGAATATCTTCGACCGCCCGGACTATCCGAAGCTGTTCTTTGTGGAAGAAAGCTACGCGTCGGATCCCACCAACTGGTTCATTCCGAACAAGGCTGCGGTTGAGGCCATGTTGCGGAGTTCCGGCTTTTCGATTGACGCCAATCCGGAACGGGAAGTCTATTTGTGCACCAGGTCGCAACGAAATCACGCCGCGGAACCGCCGCCGGGGGTTGATCAGTCGGTTCCGGGTGCGCCAGCGCCGGAAAGTTGA
- a CDS encoding MDR/zinc-dependent alcohol dehydrogenase-like family protein, which produces MQHVQLEAVRNMKAARVTGPGKMRLDEVPLPGPGVGEVRIRLQGCGVCASNLGPWSGPEWMEFPTEAGSLGHEGWGIVDAVGAGVAGVDIGDRVAAVSFNAYAEYDVAPADAVVKLPASLENQPFPGEPLGCAINIFNRSNVRLGDTVAIVGTGFIGLLLTQLCSQAGARVIAISRRLFPLTLARQAGAAHTIPMHDHGQIIEHVREITGDRFCDVVIEATGYQWPLDLAAEITRVRGRLVIAGYHQDGARQVNMQLWNWRGLDVVNAHERDPAQYVSGISQAVEACEKGYLDPSPLVTHTFTLDKLGDALDATRDRPDGFLKAVIGFE; this is translated from the coding sequence ATGCAACATGTTCAACTCGAGGCGGTCCGGAACATGAAGGCCGCCCGCGTGACGGGACCAGGCAAGATGCGGCTCGATGAGGTTCCTCTGCCCGGCCCGGGAGTTGGCGAAGTTCGCATCCGGCTGCAAGGGTGCGGTGTGTGCGCCTCCAATCTTGGCCCATGGTCTGGTCCGGAATGGATGGAGTTCCCCACCGAAGCAGGCAGTCTGGGACACGAGGGCTGGGGGATTGTCGACGCCGTAGGTGCCGGCGTGGCCGGGGTCGACATCGGCGACCGGGTTGCTGCGGTTTCCTTCAATGCCTATGCCGAATACGACGTCGCACCCGCCGATGCGGTGGTGAAGCTGCCCGCCAGCTTGGAGAACCAGCCCTTTCCCGGCGAACCCCTCGGCTGCGCCATCAACATCTTCAATCGCAGCAACGTCAGGCTCGGGGATACGGTCGCCATCGTCGGCACTGGATTCATCGGCCTCCTCCTCACCCAGTTGTGCAGCCAGGCAGGAGCGCGCGTCATTGCCATTTCCCGGCGTCTCTTTCCTCTTACGCTGGCGCGGCAAGCCGGCGCGGCGCATACGATCCCGATGCACGATCATGGCCAGATCATCGAGCACGTTCGCGAGATCACCGGCGATCGGTTTTGCGACGTGGTTATCGAAGCTACAGGCTATCAGTGGCCGCTCGACCTTGCTGCCGAGATCACGCGCGTGCGCGGCCGGCTCGTGATAGCGGGCTATCACCAGGACGGAGCGCGGCAGGTCAACATGCAGCTCTGGAACTGGAGAGGACTGGACGTCGTCAACGCTCACGAACGCGACCCCGCGCAATATGTCAGCGGGATCAGCCAGGCGGTCGAGGCCTGCGAGAAAGGTTATCTGGACCCCTCCCCTCTCGTGACCCACACCTTTACGCTCGACAAGCTTGGAGACGCACTCGATGCCACGCGCGATCGGCCCGATGGATTTCTGAAAGCGGTCATCGGGTTCGAGTGA
- a CDS encoding glycosyltransferase family 4 protein, giving the protein MRVLMTIDAVGGVWRYAVDLARALKDVGIDWVFLGLGPAPSKQQRQEAERIGKLVWHEAPLDWMAGSEDGLSSIADVIMQLAAREGIDLLHLNLPSQAAALDADLPVVAVSHSCVPTWFAAVRGSAPPDGWAWHHAANRRGFDRASVVVAPSRSHAAALERTYGPIADLNVVYNASGQAKRTLEKKQIALAIGRWWDEGKNGAVLDAAAGLTRTPITMIGPDTGPGGENLQIRHAWHLGSLQHRKAMMWLHQASILVSPSIYEPFGLAALEGACRGAALVLSDIDTYRELWDGAALFVPPTDAEAIARAIEQLAADHDQRALLAANALARASEFTSARQAGAMQRLYRHALASDDQLSIAG; this is encoded by the coding sequence ATGCGCGTCCTGATGACGATAGATGCCGTGGGTGGCGTGTGGCGTTACGCCGTCGACCTTGCGCGTGCTTTGAAGGATGTCGGTATCGACTGGGTCTTCCTCGGCCTGGGACCGGCGCCGTCAAAACAGCAACGACAAGAAGCCGAACGGATCGGCAAGCTGGTCTGGCATGAGGCGCCGCTCGACTGGATGGCGGGCAGTGAAGATGGACTGTCGTCGATTGCAGATGTGATCATGCAGCTGGCAGCCCGCGAAGGCATTGATCTGCTGCACCTCAACCTGCCCTCGCAGGCGGCGGCTCTCGATGCAGACCTGCCCGTCGTAGCCGTCTCCCATTCCTGCGTTCCGACCTGGTTTGCCGCCGTGCGCGGCAGTGCTCCGCCTGACGGGTGGGCATGGCACCACGCCGCCAATCGTCGCGGATTTGACCGAGCGAGCGTTGTGGTTGCGCCCAGCAGGAGCCATGCGGCGGCTCTTGAACGGACTTATGGGCCGATTGCAGATCTCAATGTCGTCTATAACGCCAGCGGACAAGCCAAGCGGACACTCGAAAAGAAGCAGATTGCCCTCGCGATCGGACGGTGGTGGGACGAAGGCAAGAACGGCGCGGTTCTCGACGCGGCTGCCGGCCTGACGCGTACCCCGATCACCATGATCGGCCCGGATACGGGGCCGGGCGGAGAAAATCTGCAGATCAGGCACGCCTGGCACCTGGGCTCGCTACAGCACCGGAAAGCGATGATGTGGCTCCACCAGGCGTCCATCCTCGTGTCGCCTTCCATTTACGAGCCCTTCGGCCTGGCCGCGCTTGAAGGCGCCTGCAGAGGAGCCGCCCTGGTGCTGTCCGATATCGACACGTATCGCGAACTCTGGGACGGCGCGGCGCTTTTCGTGCCGCCGACGGATGCTGAAGCCATTGCCCGAGCGATCGAGCAGCTTGCGGCCGATCATGACCAAAGAGCGTTGCTTGCCGCAAACGCGCTGGCCCGCGCCTCTGAGTTCACGTCAGCCAGGCAGGCCGGGGCCATGCAACGGCTATACCGGCATGCGCTCGCCTCGGACGATCAACTGAGTATTGCGGGGTGA